The following DNA comes from Croceicoccus sp. YJ47.
GCGTCGTGGGGATCCGCAATGCCATCGACCTTATCCGCGGCGGCGATACCGCGGCGACCGGCTTTCTGCGCGCGAGCATGGGACGCCGCCTGATCGACGTGATGTTGCCGGAGGTGCGCGATGCGATGCGGATCATCGACGACCCGCTGCTCGGTCCGGCGCTGTCCGACCTTGCCGGTGTGGATATTCAACGGGTTACGGGACGTTTTACAGATGAGGTCGAAAATACGATCTGGACCCAGATCGGCCGGTAAGAAGCGTATATCCGCGAAAACCCGGACAGCACGAACGATCCGCTCATCCGCCGGGTCTTCGGGCTGAACGATCTTGGCGATGCGGTGCTGTGATCATGGCGGGGTGGCGTCGGCGGCGGGGGATGCATATAGGCATGGTCAGATCTGTATTTGACGCATGACCGCATTTTTCGCGAAGGGCACTACCCATGAAATTCTTTGCCGACACCGCCGACACCGCCGAAATCCGCGAGCTGGCCGAAACCGGACTGCTCGACGGGGTAACGACCAACCCGTCGCTGATCGCGAAATCGGGCCGTGATTTCAAGGAAGTGACGAAGGAAATCTGCGGCCTGACCGACGGTCCGGTGTCGGCCGAGGTCGTCGCACTCGACCATGAAACCATGATGCGCGAGGCCGAGGTGCTGCGCAAGATCGCGGATAATGTGTGCATCAAGGTGCCGCTGACCATCGACGGGCTGAAGACCTGCCGCAAGCTCACCGACGATGGCACGATGGTCAACGTCACCCTGTGCTTTTCCGCCAATCAGGCGCTGCTGGCCGCGAAGGCGGGTGCGACTTTCGTGTCTCCCTTCATCGGGCGGCACGACGACAACGGCATCGACGGCATGCATCTGATCGAGGACATGCGCCTCATCTACGACAATTACGGGTTCGAGACGCAGATCCTCGCCGCGTCGATCCGCCATGCGACCCATGTGCTGCAGGCGGCGAAGATCGGCGCCGATGTCGCGACCATGCCGCCCAAGGTGATCAAGGCGCTGGCCGATCACGTGCTGACGCAAAAAGGGCTCGAGGGGTTCACCGCCGACTGGGCGAAGACCGGCCAGAGCATTCTTTAAGAGAACCTCGGCTTGGCAGACGAATCCCCTCTCGACCGGTTCCGCGCCGCGCTGACCGCCACGACCCGTGCCGTCGCGCGCGAGCCCGAACTCGACGTCAGCTGGACCAGCGACGCGCCTGCGCAGGTCGGCAACACCGTGCGCGTGCCGATGCCGGGCCGCAAGCTGGAGGCGGGGCCGGTCGCCAGCGCGCGGGGCGTCGCCGACAGCTACGCTCTCAAACGTCGTTACCACGATGCGCAGCGGCATTTGCGCGCGCGTCCCGCGGAACCGATGGCCCGCGCCGCCTTCGACGCGATCGAGCAGGTGCGGTGGGAGGCGTTGGGCGCCAATGCCATGGGCGGGATGCGCGACAATCTCGCCGCCGCGCTGGACAAGCGGATCGCCACCGACCCGATCAGCCGCGCCGACCGGGTCGAGGATGCGCCGATTTCCACTGCGCTCGCACTGATGCTGCGTGAACATCTGACGGGCGAGGCTGTGCCGCCGGCGGCGCGCGCCGGCGTCGACCTGCGCCGCGAACAGATCGAGAGCGCGATCGGCGGCGATTTCGACGATCTGCTCGCCGCGATCGCCGACCAGTCCGAGTTTCAGAAGAAGGCGATCGGCCTGCTCGAACATCTCGAACTGATCGCGACCGAGCCCGACCCCGAAGAAGCGGGCGAGGAAGGCGACGAGCCGGAGGGCGAGGAAACGCAGGACGAAGAGGACGACCTGTCCGATTCGAGCCAGGAGGACATGCGCGTCGATCAACAGCCC
Coding sequences within:
- the fsa gene encoding fructose-6-phosphate aldolase, whose amino-acid sequence is MKFFADTADTAEIRELAETGLLDGVTTNPSLIAKSGRDFKEVTKEICGLTDGPVSAEVVALDHETMMREAEVLRKIADNVCIKVPLTIDGLKTCRKLTDDGTMVNVTLCFSANQALLAAKAGATFVSPFIGRHDDNGIDGMHLIEDMRLIYDNYGFETQILAASIRHATHVLQAAKIGADVATMPPKVIKALADHVLTQKGLEGFTADWAKTGQSIL